One genomic segment of Amycolatopsis sp. WQ 127309 includes these proteins:
- a CDS encoding MerR family transcriptional regulator, protein MRIGELAAKAGVSVRALRYYEEQGLLVPERSSGGHRHYSDRGADLVWLIQQFYAAGLSSKSILTILPCVETGKTTPEALAMLVAERERIDRQLTELARARDKLDTVIANAEAPCDHACRPE, encoded by the coding sequence ATGCGGATCGGGGAACTGGCCGCGAAGGCGGGCGTGAGCGTCCGGGCCTTGCGGTACTACGAGGAGCAGGGCCTGCTCGTGCCGGAACGCAGCTCCGGCGGCCACCGCCACTACTCCGACCGCGGGGCCGACCTGGTCTGGCTGATCCAGCAGTTCTACGCCGCGGGGCTGTCCAGCAAGTCGATCCTCACGATCCTGCCGTGCGTCGAGACCGGGAAGACGACGCCCGAGGCGCTCGCCATGCTCGTCGCCGAACGGGAGCGCATCGACCGGCAGCTGACCGAGCTGGCGCGGGCCCGGGACAAGCTCGACACCGTCATCGCGAACGCCGAGGCGCCGTGCGACCACGCCTGCCGCCCGGAGTGA
- a CDS encoding MmgE/PrpD family protein has protein sequence MSATIVQQLAAFATSVRAKGLPPELRDDAARRVLDVLGNSLAATSERPAAAVGALVREWGGTGRATAIGTGDRLPEPSAALLNGTLAHSLDFDDTHLPSVLHPSATVVPAALAVAESRGATGAQLLDAIGVGVEITVRLGMAGYDEELGNSVFFERGLHATAICGALGAAAAAAMLSDVDASGIADALGIAASMGSGLLEANRTGGTVKRIHCGWAAHGAVTAAGMARHGITGPPTVLEGRFGLLQAFCGDQSDVDAIVDGLGERWELPGIFFKPYPCNHFTHAGIDAARRLRSLGVDPAEIVALELGAPTSVLRTIAEPRADKIRPKSGYHAAFSGPYTVAAGLLGGGGLGVFHDDFTDEAAADPARLALAAKVTCVPDARCDEIFPHQFPAVLRVRLRDGRELEERVDANRGGPQNPLSAEELATKFRLNAARVLPTEVSTRVTELTYGLAELADLGELTALLRT, from the coding sequence GTGAGCGCGACGATCGTCCAGCAGCTGGCCGCGTTCGCGACGTCGGTGCGGGCCAAGGGCCTGCCGCCGGAGCTGCGGGACGACGCCGCGCGGCGCGTCCTCGACGTCCTCGGCAACAGCCTGGCCGCGACGTCGGAGCGTCCCGCGGCGGCCGTCGGCGCGCTGGTCAGGGAGTGGGGCGGCACCGGCCGGGCGACGGCGATCGGCACCGGCGACCGGCTGCCGGAACCGAGCGCGGCGCTGCTGAACGGCACCCTCGCGCACTCGCTCGACTTCGACGACACGCACCTGCCGTCGGTGCTGCACCCGTCGGCGACGGTGGTGCCGGCCGCGCTGGCCGTCGCGGAGTCCCGCGGGGCGACCGGAGCCCAGCTGCTCGACGCGATCGGCGTCGGCGTCGAGATCACGGTCCGGCTCGGGATGGCGGGCTACGACGAGGAACTGGGCAACTCCGTCTTCTTCGAACGCGGCCTGCACGCGACGGCGATCTGCGGTGCCCTCGGCGCGGCGGCGGCCGCGGCGATGCTGTCCGATGTGGACGCTTCTGGCATTGCCGACGCGCTTGGCATCGCGGCCAGCATGGGCTCGGGCCTGCTGGAGGCGAACCGCACGGGCGGCACGGTGAAACGCATCCACTGCGGCTGGGCCGCCCACGGCGCCGTGACGGCGGCCGGCATGGCCCGTCACGGCATCACCGGCCCGCCGACCGTCCTCGAAGGACGGTTCGGCCTGCTGCAGGCGTTCTGCGGCGACCAGTCCGATGTGGACGCGATCGTCGACGGCCTCGGCGAGCGCTGGGAGCTGCCGGGGATCTTCTTCAAGCCGTACCCCTGCAACCACTTCACCCACGCGGGCATCGACGCGGCCCGGCGCCTGCGTTCGCTGGGTGTCGACCCGGCGGAGATCGTCGCTCTGGAGCTGGGCGCGCCGACGTCGGTGCTGCGCACGATCGCCGAGCCGCGCGCGGACAAGATCCGCCCGAAGTCGGGTTACCACGCGGCGTTCTCGGGCCCGTACACGGTCGCGGCGGGCCTGCTGGGCGGCGGCGGCCTGGGCGTCTTCCACGACGACTTCACCGACGAGGCCGCGGCGGATCCGGCGCGCCTGGCCCTGGCGGCGAAGGTGACGTGCGTCCCGGACGCGAGGTGCGACGAGATCTTCCCCCACCAGTTCCCGGCGGTCCTCCGGGTACGCCTGCGCGACGGCCGTGAGCTGGAGGAGCGGGTCGACGCCAACCGCGGCGGCCCGCAAAACCCGCTGTCGGCGGAAGAGCTGGCCACGAAGTTCCGCCTGAACGCGGCCCGAGTGCTCCCCACAGAGGTCAGCACGCGCGTCACCGAACTGACGTACGGCCTGGCCGAGCTGGCCGACCTCGGCGAGCTGACCGCACTCCTGCGCACCTGA
- a CDS encoding alpha/beta hydrolase has translation MFGAVLMVSALLLSGAATADASPSPITWGACPDDPDSPTPPDGECGTLRVPLDWNRPHGPSIDLAVARHRATDPAHRIGVLLADAGGPGSSGAEFALSAGYFGPEVRARFDTVGLDLRGTGRSSFIRCEDPAAPPGDEPANRAEFDALRRYNRQVTADCRAANLPVFDHADTAVNAQDLDALRRALGEDKISFHGISYGTLLGQQYAEKYGEHVRALVLDSSIDHSVDLRHFAGDRAAAADELFGQFAAWCERTPDCALHGQDVRATWERAFAAAGTEVRDRVFADMRGPDWADAAQVIADAAAGQAPVTARFEYNYRFLRLAVVCQDFDLRIRDFGQYTAMRAEELRRGPIMRGSLTSHEEATACLGVPGPPANPPHRLDLARAPRVLLLNARYDPATPYAWARDIHRQAPANTTLVTYEGSGHGVYPRNTCTRSVTDDYLLTLKAPRHDVSCPA, from the coding sequence GTGTTCGGCGCAGTCCTGATGGTGAGCGCGCTCCTGCTGTCCGGGGCCGCCACGGCGGACGCGAGCCCGTCACCGATCACCTGGGGCGCCTGCCCCGACGACCCGGACAGCCCCACGCCACCGGACGGCGAGTGCGGCACGCTGCGGGTGCCGCTGGACTGGAACCGGCCCCACGGCCCGTCGATCGACCTCGCGGTGGCCCGGCACCGGGCCACCGACCCGGCGCACCGGATCGGGGTGCTGCTGGCCGACGCCGGTGGTCCCGGTTCGTCGGGCGCGGAGTTCGCGCTGTCGGCCGGCTACTTCGGCCCCGAGGTCCGGGCCCGGTTCGACACCGTGGGCCTCGACCTGCGGGGCACCGGCCGCAGCTCGTTCATCCGGTGCGAGGACCCGGCCGCCCCGCCGGGTGACGAGCCCGCGAACCGGGCGGAGTTCGACGCCCTGCGCCGGTACAACCGGCAGGTGACCGCCGACTGCCGCGCCGCCAACCTGCCGGTCTTCGACCACGCCGACACCGCCGTCAACGCCCAGGACCTGGACGCCCTCCGCCGCGCACTCGGCGAGGACAAGATCAGCTTCCACGGCATCTCCTACGGCACGCTGCTCGGCCAGCAGTACGCCGAGAAGTACGGCGAACACGTCCGCGCGCTGGTCCTGGACAGCTCCATCGACCACAGCGTCGACCTCCGGCACTTCGCGGGCGACCGGGCCGCCGCGGCGGACGAGCTGTTCGGGCAGTTCGCCGCGTGGTGCGAGCGGACGCCGGACTGCGCGCTGCACGGCCAGGACGTCCGGGCGACCTGGGAACGGGCCTTCGCCGCCGCCGGAACGGAAGTGCGCGACCGGGTGTTCGCGGACATGCGCGGCCCGGACTGGGCCGACGCGGCGCAGGTGATCGCCGACGCCGCCGCCGGCCAGGCACCGGTGACGGCTCGGTTCGAGTACAACTACCGGTTCCTGCGCCTGGCCGTCGTGTGCCAGGACTTCGACCTGCGGATCCGGGATTTCGGGCAGTACACGGCGATGCGTGCCGAAGAGCTGCGCCGGGGGCCGATCATGCGCGGCAGCCTGACGAGCCACGAAGAGGCGACCGCGTGCCTCGGCGTCCCCGGCCCGCCCGCGAACCCGCCGCACCGGCTGGACCTCGCGCGGGCGCCCCGGGTCCTGCTGCTGAACGCCCGCTACGACCCGGCGACGCCGTACGCTTGGGCCCGCGACATCCACCGCCAAGCGCCGGCGAACACCACGCTGGTGACCTACGAAGGCTCGGGCCACGGCGTCTACCCGCGCAACACCTGCACTCGGTCGGTGACGGACGACTACCTGCTGACGCTGAAGGCGCCGCGGCACGACGTCAGCTGCCCGGCCTGA
- a CDS encoding CoA ester lyase translates to MIRSWLYVPGDRPDRITKALAGPADAVIIDIEDAVAAAAKDGARRNALAALGDGATAFVRINAPGTDAGEADIAALAPLAPAGVRVPKCEDPGELRRVADALGVPVYPVLESALGVENALVIATAHPLVAGISLGEADLAADLRVAGGDALTWPRSRVVVAARAAGLPSPVQSVWTAVRDLDGLRASTEAGRRAGFFGRSVIHPTQIPVVHQAFAPDPAETAWARELLSSAGSAAWIDHNGQFVDAAIVARARWVLALAEAEEKEGQHS, encoded by the coding sequence GTGATCCGCAGCTGGCTCTACGTCCCGGGCGACCGGCCGGACCGGATCACGAAGGCTCTGGCCGGCCCGGCGGACGCCGTCATCATCGACATCGAGGACGCCGTCGCCGCGGCCGCGAAGGACGGCGCCCGGCGGAACGCGCTGGCCGCGCTGGGCGACGGCGCGACCGCGTTCGTCCGGATCAACGCGCCGGGCACCGACGCCGGCGAGGCCGACATCGCGGCGCTGGCTCCGCTGGCCCCGGCCGGGGTGCGGGTGCCCAAGTGCGAGGACCCGGGCGAGCTGCGCCGCGTCGCCGACGCGCTCGGCGTGCCGGTGTACCCGGTGCTGGAATCGGCGCTGGGCGTCGAGAACGCGCTGGTCATCGCCACCGCGCACCCGCTCGTCGCCGGGATCTCCCTCGGTGAGGCCGACCTGGCCGCGGACCTGCGCGTCGCCGGCGGGGACGCGCTGACCTGGCCGCGGTCCCGGGTGGTCGTCGCCGCGCGGGCGGCCGGGCTGCCGAGCCCGGTGCAGAGCGTCTGGACCGCTGTGCGCGACCTCGACGGCCTGCGCGCGAGCACCGAAGCCGGGCGGCGGGCCGGGTTCTTCGGACGCTCGGTGATCCACCCAACCCAGATTCCCGTGGTGCACCAGGCTTTCGCGCCCGATCCGGCCGAGACGGCGTGGGCACGCGAGTTGCTCTCGTCGGCCGGCTCGGCCGCCTGGATCGACCACAACGGACAGTTCGTCGACGCCGCGATCGTGGCGCGCGCCCGGTGGGTGCTCGCGCTCGCGGAGGCGGAAGAAAAGGAAGGCCAGCACTCATGA
- a CDS encoding AIPR family protein: MHTLTSKRVVKFSRNFGFGGTEAEQFERYVAANYLFQYVGDDVELIERSVLGGGSDEGIDIAAVVVNGRIVFEPEEIDELIAEQGANSAKVIFIQAKTSESYDSKLIAKFLHGVEAVTKYAMKPKSLKLPPRLVDVAILIDRIAESGDKFQDSRIPCELYYVTTSSNDGRSAQAELQVTEAIGRIREIGAYSEDFKLRTHGYEELAAKQKERHGPQNVQFNFEKRQTIPATDRVSEAYIGLVSASELLKLLKDDSGDVRSGIFDDNVRLDLGAQNSVNSRIMGTLRSAEREHFPFLNNGLTIIATELRGLGDRFFISGYQIVNGGQTSHQLIRWAETEEVKNFPQLMLDLWVPVKIVSSNDSGVRTSVSIATNLQTAIGSSDIQASSQVAKNVEEYFAQSGADGLRYERQNRGAALEFARTRVVTTPELNRAVAATLFGESSRAIGSPKDLEVEDAFVWGERPEETYYYAAWIIYRIDRYFARTPESTTLKAAKYHLSMMASALVNPELIPLFEAGDIDAVASRLARPKRLSFRVVEKKFSDEIEGAIALAAELTADLFRTVLSEGRSLRKDDVRSRKSQEALLQKVKALNKN, encoded by the coding sequence ATGCACACCCTCACAAGCAAGCGCGTCGTGAAGTTCTCGCGAAACTTCGGCTTCGGCGGAACCGAGGCTGAGCAGTTCGAACGATACGTCGCGGCAAACTACCTGTTCCAGTACGTGGGCGACGACGTGGAACTGATTGAGCGTTCAGTTCTCGGCGGTGGTAGCGATGAGGGTATCGACATCGCCGCGGTAGTTGTCAACGGCAGGATCGTCTTTGAGCCAGAAGAGATTGACGAACTCATCGCGGAGCAGGGGGCGAACTCCGCGAAAGTGATCTTCATCCAAGCGAAGACGAGTGAGTCATATGATTCGAAACTGATCGCGAAGTTCCTGCATGGCGTCGAGGCCGTGACAAAGTATGCGATGAAGCCCAAGAGTTTAAAACTTCCTCCGCGATTGGTTGACGTGGCAATCCTGATTGACCGAATCGCCGAGAGTGGTGACAAGTTTCAGGATAGTCGAATTCCATGCGAGCTTTACTATGTCACGACCAGTTCCAACGACGGTAGGAGTGCACAAGCTGAACTTCAGGTCACGGAGGCGATAGGGCGTATTCGAGAGATTGGGGCCTACTCTGAAGATTTCAAGCTCCGCACTCATGGGTACGAGGAACTCGCCGCCAAACAAAAGGAACGCCACGGGCCTCAGAACGTTCAATTCAACTTCGAGAAGCGTCAAACAATCCCGGCAACGGACAGGGTGAGTGAAGCTTATATAGGGTTGGTGTCCGCAAGTGAACTCTTGAAACTTCTCAAGGATGACTCCGGCGATGTCCGTTCTGGCATATTCGACGACAATGTTCGCCTCGATCTCGGTGCTCAAAACTCAGTCAATAGTCGAATTATGGGGACTCTGCGGTCGGCGGAGCGTGAGCACTTTCCCTTTTTGAACAATGGTTTGACGATCATTGCGACCGAACTCCGTGGACTCGGGGACAGATTTTTCATCTCGGGCTATCAGATTGTCAACGGCGGGCAGACGAGCCATCAGCTTATCCGGTGGGCTGAAACTGAAGAGGTGAAGAATTTCCCTCAGTTGATGTTGGATCTGTGGGTTCCCGTCAAGATTGTGAGTTCGAACGATTCGGGTGTTCGAACGAGCGTTTCGATTGCGACTAACCTTCAGACCGCGATCGGGTCTTCGGATATACAGGCCAGCTCGCAGGTGGCGAAGAATGTTGAAGAGTACTTTGCTCAGTCGGGCGCGGACGGGCTGCGTTATGAACGTCAGAATCGTGGTGCGGCACTTGAATTCGCTCGAACGCGTGTGGTGACAACACCTGAATTGAATCGCGCTGTCGCGGCTACGCTTTTCGGGGAGTCGTCACGTGCTATCGGATCGCCGAAGGATCTTGAGGTTGAGGACGCATTTGTATGGGGGGAGCGTCCTGAAGAGACCTACTATTATGCAGCATGGATCATCTATCGTATTGATAGGTACTTTGCTCGAACTCCGGAGTCGACGACGTTGAAGGCTGCCAAGTATCATCTTTCGATGATGGCTTCGGCGCTCGTAAACCCGGAACTTATTCCGCTATTTGAGGCGGGAGACATCGATGCTGTGGCCAGTAGGCTGGCGAGGCCGAAGAGGCTTAGCTTTCGAGTGGTCGAGAAGAAGTTTTCTGATGAGATCGAAGGTGCGATTGCATTGGCTGCGGAGCTTACGGCCGATCTGTTCCGGACCGTGCTCTCCGAAGGTCGGAGCCTCCGGAAAGACGACGTGCGGAGCAGGAAGAGCCAGGAAGCTCTCTTGCAGAAGGTGAAGGCGCTTAACAAGAACTAA
- a CDS encoding LLM class flavin-dependent oxidoreductase, which produces MKKIGFLSFGHWSASAHSETRSAADFLHQSIDLAVAAEELGVDGAYFRVHHFARQAGSPFPLLSAIGARTSKIEIGTGVIDMRYENPLYMVEDAGAADLISRGRLQLGVSRGSPEQVIEGWRYFGYAPAEGETEADMARERVEVFLKLLEGEGFAQPNPRPMFANPPGLLRLEPHSEGLRERIWWGSSSNATAVWAAKLGMNLQSSTLKDDETGEPLHVQQRKQIEVYREAWKEAGHAREPRVSVSRSIFALTNDLDRAYFGRDRNSRDQVGMIDENTRAIFGRSYAAEPDELIRELKEDEAVQAADTLLLTIPNQLGVDYNAHVLESILTHVAPALGWR; this is translated from the coding sequence GTGAAGAAGATTGGTTTCCTCTCGTTCGGCCACTGGTCGGCGAGCGCGCACTCCGAGACCCGGTCGGCCGCCGACTTCCTGCACCAGTCGATCGACCTGGCGGTCGCGGCCGAGGAGCTGGGCGTCGACGGCGCGTACTTCCGCGTGCACCACTTCGCGCGGCAGGCGGGCAGCCCGTTCCCGCTGCTCTCGGCGATCGGCGCGCGGACGTCGAAGATCGAGATCGGCACCGGCGTGATCGACATGCGCTACGAGAACCCGCTGTACATGGTCGAGGACGCCGGCGCGGCCGACCTCATCTCGCGCGGCCGGCTGCAGCTCGGCGTGAGCCGGGGATCCCCCGAGCAGGTGATCGAGGGCTGGCGCTACTTCGGCTACGCCCCGGCCGAGGGCGAGACCGAAGCCGACATGGCCCGGGAGCGCGTCGAGGTCTTCCTCAAGCTGCTCGAAGGCGAGGGGTTCGCGCAGCCGAACCCGCGCCCGATGTTCGCCAACCCGCCGGGCCTGCTGCGGCTCGAGCCGCACTCCGAGGGCCTGCGCGAGCGCATCTGGTGGGGCTCGAGCTCCAACGCGACGGCCGTCTGGGCCGCGAAGCTGGGCATGAACCTGCAGAGCTCCACGCTGAAGGACGATGAGACGGGCGAGCCGCTGCACGTCCAGCAGCGCAAGCAGATCGAGGTCTACCGCGAAGCGTGGAAGGAAGCCGGCCACGCGCGGGAGCCGCGGGTGTCGGTCAGCCGCAGCATCTTCGCGCTGACGAACGACCTGGACCGCGCCTACTTCGGCCGTGACCGGAACTCCCGTGACCAGGTCGGCATGATCGACGAGAACACCCGCGCGATCTTCGGCCGCTCGTACGCCGCCGAGCCGGACGAGCTGATCCGCGAGCTGAAGGAGGACGAAGCCGTCCAGGCCGCGGACACGCTGCTGCTGACCATCCCGAACCAGCTCGGCGTCGACTACAACGCCCACGTGCTGGAAAGCATCCTGACCCACGTGGCCCCGGCGCTCGGCTGGCGCTGA
- a CDS encoding nuclear transport factor 2 family protein, which translates to MTRDAETRARIEEHWTASEHGDVDTEHAIYAVDAVLDYPQSGERFRGRAKIQAQRGGHPAERHFAIGRISGGGDFWVSECVITYDGAATHSVSVMEFTDGFVTHETQYFADPFPASPARAELAEPIPGRG; encoded by the coding sequence ATGACTCGTGACGCCGAGACCCGCGCCCGGATCGAGGAGCACTGGACGGCCTCCGAGCACGGGGACGTCGACACCGAGCACGCGATCTACGCCGTCGACGCGGTCCTGGACTACCCCCAGTCCGGCGAGCGTTTCCGGGGCCGCGCCAAGATCCAGGCGCAACGCGGCGGCCACCCGGCCGAACGGCACTTCGCCATCGGCCGGATCTCCGGTGGCGGCGACTTCTGGGTGAGCGAGTGCGTGATCACCTACGACGGCGCGGCCACCCATTCGGTGAGCGTCATGGAGTTCACCGACGGGTTCGTGACGCACGAGACCCAGTACTTCGCCGACCCGTTCCCGGCGTCACCCGCCCGGGCCGAGCTGGCCGAGCCCATCCCGGGCCGCGGCTGA
- a CDS encoding bifunctional 2-polyprenyl-6-hydroxyphenol methylase/3-demethylubiquinol 3-O-methyltransferase UbiG, giving the protein MNVRFWDDHYRTPQADRVNPLLAEIAGSLPTGDALDLGCGAGGDTLWLARRGWRVTAVDLSGVAVESLRDRAEGLPVTAVRVDLADAFPEGTFDLVSAQYLHTPFPLPRERVLRRAAEALRPGGRLLVVDHGSAAPWSWSREAGVRTTLDLDPARWAVERADSPERLATGPAGETATVTDHVLLVRRTR; this is encoded by the coding sequence ATGAACGTACGTTTCTGGGACGACCACTACCGGACCCCGCAGGCGGACCGGGTGAACCCGCTGCTCGCCGAGATCGCCGGCTCGCTGCCCACCGGTGACGCGCTGGACCTGGGCTGCGGCGCCGGCGGCGACACGCTCTGGCTGGCCCGCCGGGGGTGGCGGGTGACGGCCGTCGACCTGTCCGGCGTCGCCGTCGAATCCCTGCGGGACCGGGCCGAAGGCCTGCCCGTGACGGCGGTGCGCGTCGACCTGGCCGACGCGTTCCCCGAGGGCACTTTCGACCTCGTTTCCGCGCAGTACCTGCACACGCCGTTCCCGCTGCCGCGTGAGCGGGTGCTGCGCCGGGCCGCCGAAGCGCTGCGGCCCGGCGGACGGCTGCTGGTCGTCGACCACGGGTCCGCCGCGCCGTGGTCGTGGAGCCGTGAGGCGGGCGTCCGGACCACGCTCGACCTCGACCCGGCGCGGTGGGCGGTCGAGCGCGCGGACAGTCCCGAGCGCCTGGCGACCGGGCCCGCCGGCGAGACCGCGACCGTCACCGACCACGTGCTGCTCGTCCGGCGGACGCGATGA
- a CDS encoding DinB family protein, whose protein sequence is MTRDAGPPATGAAEVQVLVGFLDYLRAAVAAKAEGVPEPQVRSPGVASGTNLLGLVKHLTHVEAHWLLGVAVTNWPATFRPKPAETAEEILAAYRATTARANAVIAGWDDLGAPGPRRASRRWTLTHLVEETARHAGHADILRELTDGTTGR, encoded by the coding sequence ATGACGCGCGACGCCGGGCCACCGGCCACCGGGGCCGCGGAAGTCCAGGTGCTGGTGGGTTTCCTCGACTACCTGCGCGCCGCCGTCGCCGCCAAGGCCGAGGGCGTGCCCGAGCCGCAGGTCCGCTCCCCCGGCGTCGCGTCGGGCACGAACCTGCTCGGCCTGGTCAAGCACCTCACGCACGTCGAGGCCCACTGGCTGCTCGGCGTCGCCGTCACGAACTGGCCGGCGACCTTCCGGCCGAAGCCGGCCGAAACCGCCGAGGAGATCCTCGCCGCCTACCGCGCGACCACGGCACGGGCGAACGCGGTGATCGCCGGCTGGGACGACCTCGGTGCGCCGGGGCCGCGCCGCGCGTCACGGCGCTGGACGTTGACCCATCTGGTCGAAGAGACCGCCCGCCACGCAGGGCACGCGGACATCCTCCGGGAACTCACCGACGGCACGACCGGCCGGTGA
- a CDS encoding cyclase family protein → MTRPQDPLLSAIAGGVRLIELGQPFFTGMPCSPNHPGFRMTLIRRHGDMRRPDGGSAANEIIVTGGHVGTHIDALSHVSHDGKLHGDVDAAEAQQGGVFRTHGAENLPGLLRRAVLLDVAAVHDVPTLEPGYGVTADDLDAAAKLAGTEPGAGDVALIRTGWARNFDDATTYLGKETGVPGATTSAAEWLAARGVVATGADTTAYEQIPAGAGHAVLPVHRILLVESGIFILEHLNLEAVAAEGLHEFVFVLAPLRIVGGTGSPVRPLAAVTA, encoded by the coding sequence ATGACACGACCCCAGGATCCGCTGCTGTCGGCGATCGCCGGCGGGGTCCGGCTGATCGAGCTCGGGCAGCCGTTCTTCACCGGCATGCCCTGCTCGCCGAACCACCCCGGGTTCCGGATGACGCTGATCCGCCGTCACGGCGACATGCGCCGCCCGGACGGCGGGTCGGCCGCCAACGAGATCATCGTGACCGGCGGGCACGTCGGCACCCACATCGACGCGCTCTCGCACGTCAGCCACGACGGCAAGCTCCACGGCGACGTCGATGCGGCCGAAGCCCAGCAAGGCGGCGTGTTCCGCACGCACGGCGCGGAGAACCTGCCCGGCCTGCTGCGGCGCGCGGTGCTGCTGGACGTCGCCGCGGTGCACGACGTCCCCACGCTGGAACCGGGGTACGGCGTCACGGCCGACGACCTGGACGCGGCCGCGAAGCTGGCCGGCACCGAACCCGGCGCCGGCGACGTCGCGCTGATCCGCACCGGCTGGGCGCGGAACTTCGACGACGCGACGACGTACCTGGGCAAGGAGACCGGTGTCCCCGGCGCGACGACGTCGGCGGCGGAGTGGCTGGCGGCACGCGGTGTCGTCGCGACCGGCGCGGACACGACCGCCTACGAGCAGATCCCGGCCGGGGCCGGGCACGCCGTGCTGCCGGTGCACCGGATCCTGCTCGTGGAGTCGGGCATCTTCATCCTGGAGCACCTGAACCTGGAGGCCGTCGCGGCCGAAGGCCTTCACGAGTTCGTGTTCGTGCTGGCGCCGCTGCGGATCGTCGGCGGCACCGGCTCCCCCGTGCGTCCCCTCGCGGCGGTGACGGCGTGA
- a CDS encoding helix-turn-helix domain-containing protein: MADIDDEVLDAVGPRLRVLRRQRGFTLADLTAATGISESTLSRLESGGRRPTLELLLPLARTYGVPLDDLVGAPRTGDPRIHLRPIRRHGMTFVPLTRRAGGLQAFKMLIPARGEPAEPAPQTHGGYEWVYVLDGRLRLVLGDRDLVLPAGEAAEFDTALPHWLGSADGRAVETLVLFGPQGERAHVRARSSAAARDGLGQLGPGG; encoded by the coding sequence ATGGCCGACATCGACGACGAGGTCCTGGACGCGGTCGGCCCGCGGCTGCGGGTGCTGCGCCGGCAACGCGGGTTCACCCTGGCCGACCTGACGGCGGCGACCGGGATCTCGGAGAGCACGTTGTCCCGGCTGGAAAGCGGCGGCCGCCGGCCCACCCTGGAGCTGCTCCTGCCGCTGGCGCGCACCTACGGCGTCCCGCTGGACGACCTGGTCGGCGCGCCCCGCACCGGCGACCCGCGGATCCACCTGCGGCCGATCCGCCGCCACGGCATGACGTTCGTGCCGCTGACCCGCCGGGCCGGCGGGCTGCAGGCGTTCAAGATGCTCATCCCGGCTCGCGGCGAACCCGCCGAGCCGGCACCGCAGACGCACGGCGGCTACGAGTGGGTCTACGTCCTCGACGGCCGGCTGCGGCTGGTGCTCGGCGACCGCGACCTGGTCCTGCCCGCCGGCGAGGCCGCCGAGTTCGACACGGCGCTGCCGCACTGGCTCGGCTCGGCCGACGGCCGGGCCGTCGAGACCCTCGTCCTGTTCGGACCGCAGGGCGAACGCGCCCACGTCCGGGCCCGTTCGTCAGCCGCGGCCCGGGATGGGCTCGGCCAGCTCGGCCCGGGCGGGTGA